CGACGGCATCGAGGCCGTCCGGCTGGTCGCCGAACTGGCCCCGGACGTCGTGCTGATGGACCTGCGCATGCCCCGCTGCGACGGGGTCGAGGCGACCAGGCGCATCCGCGCGGAGTACCCGGGGACGCAGGTCGTGGTGCTGACCACGTTCGGGGACGACGACTCGCTGTTCTCGGCGCTGCGCGCGGGAGCACGCGGATATCTCACCAAGGACGCGGGCGGGGATGAGATCGTGCGGGCGGTGCGCAGCGTGCTCTCCGGGGAGGCCGGTCTGTCGCCGAGCATCCAACTCCGGCTGCTGGAGCGGCTGTCGGAGCCGGAACCGCCCACGGTGACGGTGGTGGCCGAGCCGCCCGACGGGCTGACCACGCGCGAGATCGAGGTGCTGGTGCTGATCGCCGAGGGCCTCAGCAACCAGGAGATCGCCCGCCAACTGCACGTCTCCACCGCGACGGTGAAGACCCACATCAACAACCTGTTCGCGAAGACGGGGCTCAAGGACCGTGCGCAGGCGGTGCGTTACGCGTACGCGAAACGACTCGCCCGCCCACCAGTGAATTGAGTCACCTGATGGGGTGAAGAGGCCCGGGAAGATGTGTCGGGGATCTTCCCGTTCTGTCCATCCTTGGGTATGCAGTCAAGTAACGGTCGCTCCCGCGGAGGCGGGAGCGCCGAGAGTTCGGCGAGTCAGGCCCAGCAGCAGGTGGGCCGCCAGCGCAGCCCCATCGAACCATCCGAAGGAGCCGGGTACGACGACCCCTGGTACGACGCACTCGCCTCCGGCTGGGGCGAGTTGGCCGGAACCGGCGGTCCCGCGCCGCTGCCCACACCCGAGGTCGTGCCACCCCGCCCGACGGCCGCCGAGCAGGCCGCCGCCACGGCCGACATCTACCTGGAAGTCCAGCGCAGCGCGGCCTTCCGTGAAGTCCGCAGCAGGTACCGGAGGTTCGTGGTGCCGGCCTGCGCGATCTTCTTCTCCTGGTACGTGGCGTACGTGGTGACGGCGACGGCGGCGCCCGGTCTGATGGCGGTGCGCGTGGTCGGTTCGGTGAACGTGGCGATGGTCGCGGGCCTCGGGCAGTTCCTCAGCACCTTCGTGCTCGCCTGGGCCTACGCCCGGCACGCGCGGCTGCGCCGGGACCGGGCCGCGCTCGAACTGCGGTGGGACACACAGGAAATGACGCGCGGCCTGCGGGGCGGTGCCTGATGACCGGTCATCACCAGACGCTGGCACTCGCCCTGTTCAGCGCTTTCGTCGCCGTCACTCTCGGTATCACGACCTGGGTGAGTCGCAAACGGCACGGCTCGGCCGAGGAGTTCTACGCGGGCGGGCGTCTCTTCTCGCCCATGGAGAACGGTTTTGCCATCGCGGGCGACTACGTGTCCGCCGCGTCGTTCCTGGGGATCTCCGGGCTCATCGCGCTCTTCGGGTACGACGGCCTGCTGTACGCGGTCGGCTTCCTGGTGGCGTGGCTGGTCGTGCTGTTCCTCGTGGCGGAACTGGTGCGCAACTGCGGGCGGTTCACCCTCGCCGACGTCGTCGCGGCCCGGATGAGCGAGCGGCCGGTGCGGATCGCGGCGGGAACGTCCTCGGTCACCGTGTCCGTCCTCTACCTGGTGGCGCAGATGGTCGGCGCGGGCAGTCTGGTCGCGTTGCTGCTCGGCGGCACGAGCGGCGCCGCGCGGGACTGGACGGTCGTCGGTGTCGGGGCGCTCATGGTGATCTACGTGTCGTTGGGAGGGATGCGGGCCACCACCTGGATCCAGATCGTGAAGGCGGTCCTGCTGCTCGGCGGCACCGTGGCGCTCACCGCGCTCGTCCTGGTGCGGTTCCACGGCGACTTCGGGCGGCTGCTGTTCACGGCGGCGGAGCGCAGCGGGCACGGGGACGCCTTCCTGGTGCCCGGCCTGAAGTACGGCGGGGACTGGACGGCCCGTCTCGACTTCATCAGCCTCGGGCTCGCGCTGGTGCTCGGCACGGCGGGTCTGCCGCACATCCTGTCGCGCTTCTACACCGTGCCGACGGCGCGGGCAGCGCGTCGTTCCGTGCTCTGGTCGATCGGGCTCATCGGCGGCTTCTACCTGATGTCGATCGTGGTCGGCTTCGGCGCGGCGGCGATCGTGGGACCTGACGCGGTGCGCGAGTCCAACGCGGCGGGCAACACCGCGGTGCCGCTGCTCGCCCTCGACCTCGGAGGCGGCGCCAACTCCACCGGCGGCACCGTGCTGTTCGCGGTCGTCGCCGCCGTGGCGTTCGCGACGATCCTGGCGGTGGTGGCCGGCATCACGCTCGCCTCCTCGGCGTCCGTCGCGCACGACCTGTACGCGTCACTGCGGCGCTCTCACGCCAAGCAGCGCAGCGAGGTGGCCGTCGCGCGGGTCGCGGCGGTCGGTGTCGGCCTGGTCGCCATCGCCCTCGGGCTGCTCGCGCGGGATCTCAACGTCGCCTTCCTGGTCGGCCTCGCCTTCGCGGTCGCCGCCTCCGCGAACCTGCCGGTGCTGCTCTACTCGCTGTTCTGGCGCGGCTTCACCACCCGGGGCGCGGTGTGGTCCGTATACGGCGGGCTCGTTCCCGCGCTGCTGCTCGTGGTGCTGTCGCCGGTGGTCTCGGGCAGCCCCGAATCGCTGTTCCCCGGCGCCGACTTCCAGTACTTCCCGCTCCAGAACCCCGGCCTCGTCTCGATTCCGCTGGGCTTCCTCGCGGGCTGGCTCGGCACCGTCACCTCCGCCGACGCCCCCGACGAGGCCAAGCACGCCGAGACCGAGGTGCGTTCGCTGACGGGGGCCGGCGCCGTCTGACAGTGGAGTGACCGGCGCGTCCGGTGCGCGTCGACGTCGACGTCGGGTGATCGACGTCGGCCGGCGTGCCGGGCGCCGGGCACCTCGTTCCGAACGGTGTGGGTGGCTTCCGTGGGTCTACGGGGCCACCCACGCGTACAGGTGCTCCGGGCGGCCCGTGTCGCCGTACTTGAGCGACAGGCGCAGCCGGCCGGCCTGTTCCAGGTGGCGCAGATAGCGCTGGGCGGTGGAACGGCTCAGGCCGGTCTCCGCTGCGACCTCGTGGGCCGAGAGCGGATGCGGGGCATGGTGCAGGACGCGGCAGATCAAGTCCGTCGTCGGCTCCGAGTGCCCACTGGGCAGGCCAGGTGAGGACGGCGCCTGCGTGGTGCGCAGCGCGCCGAAGATGCGGTCCACCTGCTCCTGGCCCGCGACACCCCGGCCGCCGACCCGTTCGACGGTGCGGCGCAGGGCCGCGTACGAGTCGAGACGGGTGCGCAGCGCGGCGAACGTGAACGGCTTGACCAGATAGTGCAGCGCGCCCAGCCGCATCGCGGCCTGGACGGTCGTCACGTCGTCGGCCGCCGTGATCATGATGACGTCGGTGCCGTGCCCCTGTTCCCGCATGTCGTGGACGAGTTCGAGGCCCGTCCTGTCCGGCAGATAGTGGTCGAGGAGGACGAGGTCGATCGTTCCCCGTTGCACGCTGGCCAGTGCCTGGGCAGCACTGTGCGCGCGGGCGGCGACCCGGAAACCGGGAACCTTTCCCACGTACCTCGCGTTGATCTCGGCGACGCGGAAATCGTCGTCCACGACCAGGACGTCAATCATCGGGCCTCTTTCTCTCAAGGCCATGCGGGCGTTAAGCCCATGTTTCGGCTCCGCTGTTGTAGCGCGAGCAAAACGAGCACAACAGGTTGCTGCAGGCAAAAGAACGGCATGTGCCCACAAGGCTGCTGCTGTGGCCCACGCCACTCCTACCGTCCCGGCCATGAGCGCAGACACCAGCCCCGCCATCGAGCTGCGGGGCGCGAGCAAAACGTTCAGGACCCCGTCCGGGGGACTGCACACGGCCGTCAGGGGCCTGGACCTCACGGTCGGGCGCGGCGAGTTCGTGGCGGTCGTCGGCCCCACCGGCTGCGGCAAGTCGACGACGCTGACGCTGGTCAGCGGGTTGGAGGAGCCCACCGAGGGCGAGGTGCTGGTCGCCGGTGAGCCGGTGAACGGGGTCGGCGACAAGGTCGGCTTCGTCTTCCAGCAGGACGCCACCTTCCCCTGGCGCACGGTCCTGTCCAACGTCATGGCCGGGCCGCGGTTCCGCGGGGTGCCCAAGGCGGAGGCGAAGCAGCGGGCCCGTGAGTGGCTGGCCCGGGTCGGGCTCTCCGCGTTCGAGGACCGCTACCCGCACCAGCTCTCCGGCGGCCAGCGCAAGCGCGTCGCCCTCGCCGCGACCTTCGTCAACGACCCCGAGATCCTGCTGATGGACGAGCCGTTCTCCGCGCTCGACGTGCAGACCAGGGCCCTGATGTCGGACGAACTCCTCGAACTGTGGGAGGGCACCCGCGCCTCGGTCGTGTTCGTCACCCACGACCTGGAGGAGTCGATCGCGCTGGCCGACCGGGTCGTCGTGATGACCGCCGGGCCCGCCACCGTCAAGCAGGTCTTCGACATCGACCTGCCCCGTCCGCGCCGCGTCGAGGAAGTACGTCTGGAGGCGCGGTTCATCGAGATCTACCGCGAGATCTGGGAGTCCCTCGGCGAAGAGGTCCGCATCACCCGTGAGAGGGGCGCCGCCCATGTCGCCTGACACCCTGCCCCAGACCGCGGCCGCGCCGGCCGCCGCGGGGCCCGAGAAGACGGACCGCGCGCACTCACGCGCGCGTGCCGCACGCAGACGCAAGATCATCGTGGGCAGCGCCCGCGCCCTGCTCCTGGTCCTCGTCCTCGGCCTCTGGGAGGTGCTCTCCCGGGCCAAGGTGATCGACACGTTCAACTTCTCCATGCCGTCGAAGATCTGGGACCAGATCTACACCTGGGTGACGCACGGCACCGCCCTCGGCTCCCTGGGCGAGCAGATCTGGTACACGCTGTACGAGGCGCTGCTCGGCTGGATCATCGGTGTGGTCGCCGGTGTCGTCTTCGGTATCGCGCTGGGGCGGATCACCTTCCTCGCCGATGTCCTTGGTCCATACATCAAGGTGCTCAACTCGATCCCCAGGATCGTCCTCGCGCCCATCTTCGTCATCTGGTTCGGCCTGGGACCCGCCTCCAAGGTGGCGTCCGCCGTCGTCCTGGTCTTCTTCCCGGTGTTCTTCAACGCCTTCCAGGGCGCCCGCGAGGTCGACCGCAACCTGGTCGCCAACGCGCGGATCCTCGGCGCGAGCGATCGCAGGGTGACCCTTCAGGTCGTCATCCCCTCCGCCACCTCATGGATCTTCACCAGCCTCCATGTGAGCTTCGGCTTCGCCCTCATCGGCGCCATCGTCGGCGAGTACATCGGCGCG
The sequence above is a segment of the Streptomyces griseoviridis genome. Coding sequences within it:
- a CDS encoding ABC transporter ATP-binding protein, yielding MSADTSPAIELRGASKTFRTPSGGLHTAVRGLDLTVGRGEFVAVVGPTGCGKSTTLTLVSGLEEPTEGEVLVAGEPVNGVGDKVGFVFQQDATFPWRTVLSNVMAGPRFRGVPKAEAKQRAREWLARVGLSAFEDRYPHQLSGGQRKRVALAATFVNDPEILLMDEPFSALDVQTRALMSDELLELWEGTRASVVFVTHDLEESIALADRVVVMTAGPATVKQVFDIDLPRPRRVEEVRLEARFIEIYREIWESLGEEVRITRERGAAHVA
- a CDS encoding response regulator; the protein is MIDVLVVDDDFRVAEINARYVGKVPGFRVAARAHSAAQALASVQRGTIDLVLLDHYLPDRTGLELVHDMREQGHGTDVIMITAADDVTTVQAAMRLGALHYLVKPFTFAALRTRLDSYAALRRTVERVGGRGVAGQEQVDRIFGALRTTQAPSSPGLPSGHSEPTTDLICRVLHHAPHPLSAHEVAAETGLSRSTAQRYLRHLEQAGRLRLSLKYGDTGRPEHLYAWVAP
- a CDS encoding ABC transporter permease, with the protein product MSPDTLPQTAAAPAAAGPEKTDRAHSRARAARRRKIIVGSARALLLVLVLGLWEVLSRAKVIDTFNFSMPSKIWDQIYTWVTHGTALGSLGEQIWYTLYEALLGWIIGVVAGVVFGIALGRITFLADVLGPYIKVLNSIPRIVLAPIFVIWFGLGPASKVASAVVLVFFPVFFNAFQGAREVDRNLVANARILGASDRRVTLQVVIPSATSWIFTSLHVSFGFALIGAIVGEYIGATKGIGLLVAQSQGTFNAAGVYAAMVILAVVALVAEGLLTFAESRIFRWKPSDSDS
- a CDS encoding response regulator transcription factor, coding for MTEAAEKSARVVVADDQTIVREGIVMLLGLLPGIEVVGAAGDGIEAVRLVAELAPDVVLMDLRMPRCDGVEATRRIRAEYPGTQVVVLTTFGDDDSLFSALRAGARGYLTKDAGGDEIVRAVRSVLSGEAGLSPSIQLRLLERLSEPEPPTVTVVAEPPDGLTTREIEVLVLIAEGLSNQEIARQLHVSTATVKTHINNLFAKTGLKDRAQAVRYAYAKRLARPPVN
- a CDS encoding DUF485 domain-containing protein gives rise to the protein MQSSNGRSRGGGSAESSASQAQQQVGRQRSPIEPSEGAGYDDPWYDALASGWGELAGTGGPAPLPTPEVVPPRPTAAEQAAATADIYLEVQRSAAFREVRSRYRRFVVPACAIFFSWYVAYVVTATAAPGLMAVRVVGSVNVAMVAGLGQFLSTFVLAWAYARHARLRRDRAALELRWDTQEMTRGLRGGA
- a CDS encoding solute symporter family protein is translated as MTGHHQTLALALFSAFVAVTLGITTWVSRKRHGSAEEFYAGGRLFSPMENGFAIAGDYVSAASFLGISGLIALFGYDGLLYAVGFLVAWLVVLFLVAELVRNCGRFTLADVVAARMSERPVRIAAGTSSVTVSVLYLVAQMVGAGSLVALLLGGTSGAARDWTVVGVGALMVIYVSLGGMRATTWIQIVKAVLLLGGTVALTALVLVRFHGDFGRLLFTAAERSGHGDAFLVPGLKYGGDWTARLDFISLGLALVLGTAGLPHILSRFYTVPTARAARRSVLWSIGLIGGFYLMSIVVGFGAAAIVGPDAVRESNAAGNTAVPLLALDLGGGANSTGGTVLFAVVAAVAFATILAVVAGITLASSASVAHDLYASLRRSHAKQRSEVAVARVAAVGVGLVAIALGLLARDLNVAFLVGLAFAVAASANLPVLLYSLFWRGFTTRGAVWSVYGGLVPALLLVVLSPVVSGSPESLFPGADFQYFPLQNPGLVSIPLGFLAGWLGTVTSADAPDEAKHAETEVRSLTGAGAV